One Pomacea canaliculata isolate SZHN2017 linkage group LG1, ASM307304v1, whole genome shotgun sequence genomic window, ATCTGATGATAACTACTATATTGAACCCCTTAACTTACAGAGATTTTATTGATTAAATTGACAGAAACAACAATAGTAAAGTGTCTAATGTGTAGGATTCTGAGATGATTTGTCTACAGGTAGTGTGCTACATTTGACTGAACATAGCAAtgtatacagtttttttaactATGCAAACACCAGCTTATGGTTTGGGTACTTGagtgttatttttttcccccatattTTCTATCAATTTCTGTAGCTATAATTTATGATTAATTTATCATTTGGTTGCTTGTATAAAGATGTTTCCTTAAATATTTCCAGCAATGTGAGTTTTATGACTTCTTTTTGATTCTTTATGCTTTGAGCAACAGTtggtaattttaaaaatgcacattaTTAATCTCACCACCTGCAGTGCAATGTTTAACCATGGACGTGATATTAGTTCGTGGCTTAACTACATGGACCAAGCACACTATCAGTTTATCAATATAATCCGTCATGTACAATGTTGCTGTTGAAGAGGTGTGTCAGCTTGAGATTTGTACTACCTATAGCTGTGTTCGTAAGTACAAACATGTAGCTAAAGAGAACAACGCTTGTACTGTCCCATACAGAATTTCCATGCTGATTCAGAAACAATGATCGATAGTTGGTTGCTGTATTTGGTAGGAGTGCGAGTGTATGAACACATGGAGAGATCAATAGCATTATCTATAATAACAGGACTTTAAATATCACCACTAGAGAGGACTGAAACTTAGGAAGCAGTAAAAGCACTTAAAGATAGGTAAAGAATGCAAATGATCAAAATCTTTATACGGCACTGAATAAAGCGGTTTGTACACCTATGACTTGAGTTACGATCTGTTTTGGTTGCAAAGCAGCTTTATTAGTTAAAGAACGGGTGGAGTGGACATCTTTCCAGTTATTCAGCAGTAAAAGACACACGATCCAAGCATTCGCTGCATTTCAATACAACTGGATTCattattggaaaaaaattactccGCGGCTACACTTGAAAAGTTAGCTTTGCTTCTtgtatgacgtcacacacaaacaggaagCCCTCGAAATCCACAGCTGAGCCTCTTTTGTGTGCAATTGTATCTGTTGTTGAGCAAAATTTCGTCAATCACATACGTATTGCAAGTAGATGATCATGGAAGAACTGCTGAGCTTCTAGTGATGCAGCCTTCGTCGTCGTGTGAAAACCTTGGCTCTCAGAAGGGGTAAGGAGGATCATGAAGTGTTTGTTCGTGTTGTCGCTGGTCCACCGGGCAACTTAATGTAGCGGTCAGAATCCTTTGATTACATTAAAGTGTGGCAGCAGTTCCTAAAACCATTTAATTACTtcattgaaaatagttttttttccacatggACATCTTCGATTGTTTCTTGCTTAAGTCGCAATTTTTGACGTGGTCAGTAAATTCAAAGCGCTGGTCTTGCTTAAAGGTTTTAACACTGATGTCTGaatattgttgtttgtttctttttcagccCCACcaaatttttgtgtgtagaaAATCATATCACATCAACTAATGTGGATTGTTGGGATGATCACTATCATTACCAAATCTTCTCAGATTTGCAGGGTCACATCAGCTAAAGTTTGTAAAAGACCATGTgcattttacaatattttatatgttttgttAATAAGTTACTAGTACCATCctacaaaacatcaacaaatggCTGAATATTAACTGCCATCATCATTTGCTCGTTAATCCCAATCAGACTATCCATACTCCCTTGCAATCCCATAAAAAcctaaaaatcaaaatgattttACACGAACAGATGCTTTTGTGTGTTACTTGGTGTTACTTAAGGTAGGTTTATGGCTCTGCTTGtctttgtacatatatatatatcagatcAACAGCTAGACACCACACTTTGTCTTGTCATATTTTGCTGCATAGTTATTTAATCAGCAACACTTTTACTCACCCTGTCTTAAAACCTGTGAATAGACCTACACTCTTTAACTCTTTCTACCTTTCTGTCAATTTGTAGAGCTTTTACTAAAAGTTTTCACCTGTCTAAAAGTTTTGTCCAATCATTTCTTTACTAATCATTTGGTCTTCAAATACATTAACATGTTAAAGACAGATTGCTGGATACCTTAGATACATAGCTCTTAAGAAGAAACAGGAAGTTTAATGCATCTTCCTGACATTGTGTTCCAAAACCTTACTCAGCATACATATTgatgaaagaaacatttgttacaGTAGATTGTCAACAAGGAAGTTGTGAGACGAAAAGTAGATTGAATCACTTGTTCTTGACCTCTTagattgttttaaaaggaaactGTGTTCAGGATTTTATGGAAGAGATTAGTGATGTCAAAACTTAGTTTCAAAATCCAGGATACTTACAGTATTACTTTCAAGTGAATTTTAGTGATTTTATAGGCAGCAGTTTGTATTTGGGTCtctttcaatattattttacaagaCATTTCTGGGTgagtttttctcttcttctggaTACAAATCATGtaattttacttgtttttgctATAGATGTTTTGGGTTGgaaggataatttttttcctcgtcctagacttgaaaaataattacGTCTTATAAAAGAGTTGGCAAGTGCTTATTACTTTAAAAGGGAAACATATTTCTAACAAGAATGAGACCACAAATTCTTATTACAGTATCAGGTTATGACCTAATGACAAAATCTGTGAAACGTTTTTGCAGGCAAGATAGGAGATGCATGTGTGAGGTAGGCGCTCATGGGGAAGTGCCTGTCATGCTGTGAGAAGCCGGTGCCGCCCGGTGCCTCGCATGCCACTGCCAGCCAGCCTCTTCATGCACCACCTTTAGCAAGGCCGTACACTGTACTGGCGCTTGACTCCAAGGAATCATCCAagcttcagcagcagcatcttttACAGCAGACCCCACCAGGCCCAGCTGACAGTCTGATCAGTTCTGGTGGGCCAACATCTGcggagaagaaaatgtttactccTTACTCCAAGCTGCCTCCCACTAAGCGCTCAACAAATGGAGAGAGCAAACGTACACCAGTTGCTGCAGTTACTGGAGGTGGCAGTGGTGTGGGTGTAGGGCGGGAAATCTCAGAGGCTAAGATAGTTGCTCTGTTTGAGAAGTATCGGGATGAAGAAGAGGATGCTATTTTGGAAGATGGCATGGAGCATTTCTTGTCAGACCTTGGTGTGCAACCAGATGAGTTTGTGGTGCTTTTGATTGCCTGGAAGTGCCAGGCTGCCACCATGTGCCGATTTTCAAGAACTGAGTTTGTAAGGGGATGTCAGGCCATGCTTGCGGACTCCATCAAAAGCTTGCAAGGTCGCTTTCCAGAGCTGAAAGCAGAAGCTCGTGGGCGTCCAGAGTTCAAGGATTTGTACCGCTGGACTTACAAGTTTGGTCTGGACTCTGAAACAGGTCAGCGGACTTTGCCTTTGGACATGGCTATCAGTCTCTGGAGGTTGGTTTTCTCCCAGAATTCTCCACCTGTCCTGGAGAGGTGGCTAGAGTTCCTGGAGAAACACTTAAACATCCGTGGCATTCCTAAAGATACGTGGGATATGTTTTTGAATTTCACAGAGCAAGTAGGGGAGGACCTTAGCTCATATGATGACACAGAGGCTTGGCCGAGTCTGCTGGATGACTTCGTAGAATTTGAAAATGATCGTCAGAATCAAAACGTAAAGACTGACTAGTTCTAAATCATGCCTACAGCATACCATATGATTAAATGTGCAGGGACGTCTGTGAGAATTTGTAACATTCAGCTGTTGAATTGTGTTTGAatgtttaaaattgtatttctttttgttgaagtgctttcagaaaagaaacatattttatttgctaaGTTTGCAAAGTTAGAATCATTTTGCATCAGACAGTTATTCAACATATTGCAAAACCaaaaatttttccatttttattttatgctgtaAAATTTACATGATCATGACAAGGTTTGTTAATTTATGGTCAAagagatttttaatttttaaatagttgtaCAGTGATCTGTTTctaagataactttttttttttcttttttctttttattcttttttctgtctccaaACTCCACTTGAACAAAGGTACAGCAGTTccataaaatatgtttagttatttatttcttgtctttcgCTTTCAATCAAGCACTCTACGAATCATTGTAGTTGtgactataataaaaaaaaaaatctcatacTCATTTAAGTGCTTGAGAACCCAGACCTGGGATagttggcagaaaaaaaaatatattaatgttcACCTCCAAGGAACAAAGCCTAGAcctgaattttgtttgtttgtttttttgttattggaaTTTGAATTTATGGTATTTATAAACTTCTGGTGTTTACCAgattactatttttttgttttgttttggtggtgttggtggtggtaaATCAGGAGCATAGGAGAGTGGAAAGTCTCCTCTAATCCTAGTTTCTTGGCTGTGCTCATAATGATATTAAATTGTCAAGAACTGGTTGTGTACTGAGATCAGATGTCATGCTTAGCTCCTCCAGCTACAGCTGCATAAGGAAGCAGCAGGGTTCTAAAGTTGGGTTAGCTTCTTCACGAAAGATTTCTCGCTAATTTATCTAATGgttctttgacattttcttggTTCCACACTCTGTGAGGTTGCAAGCATTCTGTAGTTTTTATTAAACTTGAATAAGCTGACTTACCTCTCTTGATGGTAATAAAGCACAGGACACACAAGTCCTAGGTGATGTATGTTTTGCAGAACTCTTGAATTTTTAGGTAAAATGGGctttacacagaaaataaaataaggtgaGATATGTTACATATTTGACTTTGTAGCTTTTCTGTTGTAGAGTTCATGAATggtatttaaatttttctgcAAATGGTTCATAAACAAATGGATTAATTTCATGTTTCTTAAAATGACTTGAAAAGAGAAGAGCAGCacactgtaacaaaaaaaaagttgtggacattttaattgctttttcttttaatggtttttttttttttattgttttatagttcAGTAGAGATTGGTGTGCCAGGTCTCAGAATGTAAGGTAATATTGATAAGAAGACAATCTTCCTGGGTGCTTAAATCATTTTTAGTATCATGTGCAGTATGGTATCTCACAGGTGTGGTTGgcttatttcactttttaggtttgtttttcagttttcttctgcATGTAAAGGTACTCCATCTTAAGGTTTGAATGCTGTTGAGAGAATTTGAGTTCAGTCATTGGTCAATGTAGAAATTGTTCCTTGGAATGTGCCGTTGAAAAGTGCAGTGCTTGAAAAGGTTTATTTTGGACCTCTCCCTGACCCATAACAAAACATAAGTAATGAGAAAGTCTGTTAGCATACAGAGAAACTGTCCTTCAGCTTTTTAGGTTGTGTGCTTGTTGACAGTTGatgcttttgtttatgtttgtccaGTGTTATGATTTTTGCAATGAAATGTATGTCTgttttgtgttgattttatACAAATGgtttacattttgttgacatGGGTAAA contains:
- the LOC112561630 gene encoding DCN1-like protein 3, which codes for MGKCLSCCEKPVPPGASHATASQPLHAPPLARPYTVLALDSKESSKLQQQHLLQQTPPGPADSLISSGGPTSAEKKMFTPYSKLPPTKRSTNGESKRTPVAAVTGGGSGVGVGREISEAKIVALFEKYRDEEEDAILEDGMEHFLSDLGVQPDEFVVLLIAWKCQAATMCRFSRTEFVRGCQAMLADSIKSLQGRFPELKAEARGRPEFKDLYRWTYKFGLDSETGQRTLPLDMAISLWRLVFSQNSPPVLERWLEFLEKHLNIRGIPKDTWDMFLNFTEQVGEDLSSYDDTEAWPSLLDDFVEFENDRQNQNVKTD